Proteins encoded together in one Carya illinoinensis cultivar Pawnee chromosome 3, C.illinoinensisPawnee_v1, whole genome shotgun sequence window:
- the LOC122303868 gene encoding G-type lectin S-receptor-like serine/threonine-protein kinase At4g03230: MISNFSMFKITTRIPVSTPSYFLRKTVKRLLSYIFFFLYVYFLCSPASYSEARDILKLGEQITDNGTTLISAGGKFELGFFTPLGNSSGVRFVGIWYHSCSYQTIVVWIANRDNPIPKGSTGVFGTDENGNLRVSDTTGNQNYYWSTNIRRTTSKSRDVKLKDSGNLVLTDHVVNGSVLDLWESFKYPTDTFLPGMKMVEDLELVSWIGRANPGTGIFKFKLQERDRYVVSKNLDEYWVSKSEFLGSDEMRDAIATLLSYSSDSDRWIQESRLVMDNSGQLQYWYNCSLVLGVPENNCSIYDACGKFGSCNINNRLICKCLPGFKPSNPEDWKARDFSGGCTRISPALSPRDKFLSLKMMKVIDPDKTELVEDEEKCRKLCLDSSRCQAYSYTYRGERKGRIGTTNNTNNCSIWTEEVRNLQEEYTGHGLDLFVRVAESDIETAARNCEPCGTNMIPYPLSTSRNCGDTTYFSFYCNMSSGQVSFNATSGNYRVTSINPSTRNFSIRPNARNPTRDLKLNPSSPFHVSDDSSGKSSSEVEDEMEISWDPPGEPSCSSLADCKDWPQSTCNPRGHGKSCLCNLNFRWNGSNLNCTKESDSPLVQGASPKPLIESSESNVKLLLVVVTTLACVIALTCIIIGMYIWRKKIAKTQANRRSNQRNRALHTLHSERHVKDLIDSGEIKEEDEGIDVPFFDLESIVAATDSFSDENKLGQGGYGPVYKGTFPGGQEIAVKRLSSVSGQGLQEFKNEVVLIAKLQHRNLVRLRGYCIKGDEKILLYEYMPNKSLDSFIFDQKLSVLLDWKIRFNIILGIARGLLYLHQDSRLRIVHRDLKTSNILLDEEMNPKISDFGLARIVGGKETGDNTTKVVGTYGYMSPEYALDGLFSVKSDVYSFGVVLLEIISGKKNTRFYQSEQAMSLIGYAWRLWVGNTVLDLMDQTLHEVCNADQFVKCANIALLCVQDDANDRPTMSNVVTMLDSETATVPTPKKPAFLPTPRRDLSSTASSSSRLDTRTEVTGSLGETK, from the exons ATGATAAGCAACTTCAGCATGTTCAAAATCACAACGAGAATTCCTGTTTCAACTCCCAGCTACTTTCTTCGTAAAACTGTTAAACGATTGCTGTCttacatcttcttctttttgtacGTGTACTTCTTGTGTTCCCCTGCTTCATATTCCGAGGCTAGAGACATTTTGAAGCTCGGCGAGCAGATTACAGACAATGGAACAACTCTTATCTCCGCTGGAGGGAAGTTTGAACTGGGATTCTTTACTCCTCTGGGAAACTCTAGCGGCGTGAGGTTCGTCGGGATATGGTATCACAGTTGTTCTTATCAAACTATTGTTGTGTGGATTGCCAACCGTGACAACCCGATACCGAAGGGTTCCACGGGGGTTTTTGGAACCGACGAAAATGGAAACCTCAGGGTGTCGGACACCACTGGCAATCAGAATTATTACTGGTCTACTAATATCCGTAGAACCACCTCTAAAAGTCGGGATGTGAAACTCAAGGATTCTGGAAACCTGGTCTTAACCGATCATGTTGTTAATGGCAGCGTGCTTGATCTGTGGGAGAGTTTTAAATATCCAACTGATACGTTTCTTCCGGGTATGAAAATGGTGGAAGACCTAGAGTTGGTTTCGTGGATAGGAAGGGCAAACCCGGGAACTGGAATCTTCAAGTTTAAGCTACAAGAAAGGGATCGGTATGTCGTTTCAAAAAATTTGGATGAATACTGGGTAAGTAAAAGTGAGTTCCTCGGTTCGGATGAGATGCGTGATGCCATAGCTACCTTACTATCATATTCCAGCGATTCTGACCGCTGGATCCAAGAGTCAAGGTTGGTGATGGATAACTCAGGGCAGTTACAGTACTGGTATAATTGCTCTTTGGTGTTGGGGGTACCGGAAAACAACTGTAGCATTTACGATGCATGCGGAAAATTTGGCAGCTGCAATATTAACAATAGGTTAATATGCAAATGTTTGCCGGGGTTCAAGCCTAGTAATCCGGAGGATTGGAAAGCTAGAGATTTTTCTGGTGGGTGTACCAGAATTTCGCCAGCACTCAGCCCAAGAGACAAGTTCTTGAGCTTAAAGATGATGAAAGTGATCGACCCAGATAAAACGGAGTTggtagaagatgaagaaaaatgcaGAAAGTTGTGCCTTGACAGCTCCCGGTGCCAGGCTTACTCATATACATATAGAGGAGAAAGGAAAGGCCGAATCGGTACTACTAATAATACCAACAACTGCTCAATTTGGACGGAGGAAGTGCGTAATCTTCAAGAGGAGTACACAGGCCATGGTCTCGACCTCTTCGTCCGCGTAGCTGAATCTGATATAG AAACGGCTGCAAGGAATTGTGAGCCTTGTGGCACAAACATGATCCCCTATCCGCTGAGCACCAGTCGAAATTGTGGTGACACAACGTACTTCAGTTTTTACTGCAACATGTCCTCTGGCCAGGTCAGCTTCAACGCTACCAGCGGCAACTATCGCGTAACTAGTATCAATCCAAGTACGCGAAACTTTTCAATCCGTCCTAATGCTAGAAATCCAACACGAGATCTGAAGCTCAATCCGTCATCGCCATTTCATGTGAGCGATGATAGTTCGGGCAAGTCTAGTTCGGAAGTTGAAGATGAAATGGAGATTAGTTGGGATCCACCGGGGGAACCATCCTGTTCTTCATTGGCAGACTGCAAGGATTGGCCACAATCAACTTGCAATCCAAGAGGACATGGAAAGAGTTGCCTTTGCAACCTGAACTTCCGATGGAATGGTTCAAATCTAAATTGTACCAAAG AAAGTGATTCTCCTCTTGTACAAGGTGCTTCTCCTAAGCCTTTGATAGAGTCTTCAGAAAGCAATGTGAAATTGCTTCTGGTTGTTGTGACAACTTTAGCATGTGTGATTGCTCTTACATGTATCATCATAGGCATGTATATATGGAGAAAAAAGATTGCCAAAACGCAAG CAAACAGAAGAAGTAATCAAAGAAATCGAGCACTTCACACATTACATAGTGAGAGACATGTCAAAGATTTGATTGACTCGGGtgagatcaaagaagaagatgaaggcaTAGATGTCCCCTTTTTTGACTTGGAAAGCATAGTAGCTGCTACAGATAGCTTCTCAGATGAAAACAAACTTGGACAGGGGGGCTATGGGCCTGTGTATAAG GGCACATTTCCAGGAGGTCAAGAAATTGCTGTAAAGAGGCTCTCAAGTGTCTCTGGACAGGGCTTACAGGAATTCAAAAATGAGGTCGTGTTGATTGCCAAACTCCAACATAGAAATCTTGTTAGACTTCGAGGGTATTGCATAAAAGGAGATGAAAAGATTTTGCTCTATGAGTACATGCCGAACAAAAGCTTAGACTCATTTATATTTG ATCAAAAGCTAAGCGTGCTTTTGGACTGGAAGATTCGATTCAACATCATCTTGGGAATAGCTCGAGGACTTCTTTATCTTCACCAAGATTCCAGATTAAGGATTGTCCATAGAGATCTGAAAACCAGCAACATTCTTCTAGATGAGGAGATGAACCCCAAAATATCTGACTTTGGCTTGGCAAGGATTGTTGGAGGCAAAGAAACTGGGGACAACACGACCAAAGTAGTTGGAACTTA CGGCTATATGTCTCCAGAGTACGCGTTAGATGGACTTTTCTCAGTCAAATCtgatgtttatagttttggcGTTGTTCTCCTTGAGATTATAAGTGGAAAGAAGAACACACGATTTTATCAGTCAGAACAAGCCATGAGCCTTATAGGATAT GCATGGAGATTGTGGGTAGGAAACACGGTGTTGGATTTAATGGACCAGACACTGCATGAAGTTTGCAATGCTGACCAGTTCGTGAAGTGTGCTAACATTGCACTCTTATGCGTTCAAGATGACGCAAATGACCGTCCTACCATGTCCAATGTTGTTACCATGCTTGACAGTGAAACTGCGACAGTTCCAACTCCGAAAAAACCAGCTTTTCTTCCAACTCCAAGGAGAGACCTTTCTAGCACAGCTAGTTCTTCTAGTAGACTAGACACACGTACAGAAGTAACTGGTAGTCTAGGAGAAACAAAATAA